Proteins from a single region of Pseudopedobacter saltans DSM 12145:
- a CDS encoding TonB-dependent receptor plug domain-containing protein: MIRSLKRVLSVQFILVTIWALPSYALSEKKIGGEGIADTTKVYFLEEVQVKALKQSRILVSPVPMQILSASDLQRINTFSIADAVRYLSGVQLKDYGGVGGLRTINVRSLGANHTAVFYDGLQLTNAQNGQVDLGKFSTDNIEEISLYNGQNPQLLQPAAAYATANVLYLKSKEPVFENDNKYNASIALKTGSFGLLNPATSLDYRWNNNISSRLSAEYLYADGKYKFTRSNGNSDTTAIRQNGDIEALRIEYGTYGKINAGSWRAQIFHYQSERGLPRATVANKFDATQRLWDNNTFVQTGLEKSLNKHYSFAINTKYAYDYQRYLDPEIVTSTGLLDNKYHQKEFYLSLSNSYKLTAFWNIALATDYRYNKLDANLYHFAYPVRNVFLAALSNNIYFQRFNGQISLLSTTVDENVKYYESLKNQQRYTPTFMFSWQPVKHADSFRLRGFYKSIFRMPTFNDLYYTFVGNTFLKPEFAKQYDLGITYGKSDEQSFINRIELQVDAYYNKVKDKIVAVPSLNLFRWTMLNLNRVDIRGVDLNVKLSKDLNTKSYLDMGLVYTYQQALNVTNGVSDGQIPYAPKHSGSFIASWIYDKSSLNYSYIYTGERYSQTANIPVNYIQSWYIHNISIQHKFKIEKHATLTIRGEVNNLFNQYYDVIENFPMPGRSYRLAVYYKL, translated from the coding sequence ATGATTAGATCTTTAAAAAGAGTACTTTCTGTTCAATTTATTTTAGTCACGATATGGGCATTGCCTAGCTATGCGCTATCAGAAAAAAAGATAGGAGGAGAGGGAATTGCGGATACTACCAAGGTGTATTTTTTAGAAGAAGTACAAGTAAAAGCTTTAAAGCAATCCAGGATACTGGTTTCACCAGTACCGATGCAGATACTTTCGGCTTCCGATTTACAAAGAATTAATACCTTTTCCATTGCAGATGCCGTAAGATATCTTTCAGGTGTACAATTAAAAGACTATGGGGGTGTCGGTGGATTAAGAACTATCAACGTCCGAAGTCTGGGCGCAAACCACACGGCAGTATTTTACGACGGATTACAGTTAACAAATGCACAAAACGGACAGGTTGACCTGGGCAAATTCTCTACCGATAATATAGAAGAAATATCTTTATACAATGGTCAAAACCCTCAATTACTGCAACCAGCTGCAGCCTATGCAACGGCGAATGTATTGTATCTAAAAAGTAAAGAGCCTGTTTTCGAAAATGATAACAAATACAATGCTTCTATAGCTTTAAAGACGGGTTCCTTTGGTTTGTTAAATCCAGCCACTTCATTAGATTATCGATGGAATAATAATATTAGCTCACGATTAAGTGCAGAATACTTGTATGCCGACGGAAAGTATAAATTTACGCGAAGCAACGGCAATAGCGATACTACGGCAATAAGACAAAATGGAGATATCGAGGCATTAAGGATAGAGTATGGTACTTACGGAAAAATCAATGCCGGATCGTGGCGGGCTCAGATATTCCATTATCAGTCAGAAAGAGGGTTGCCAAGAGCAACAGTAGCTAACAAATTTGATGCGACACAAAGGCTTTGGGATAATAATACATTTGTGCAGACTGGCCTTGAAAAAAGCTTAAATAAGCATTATTCATTTGCAATAAATACAAAATACGCTTACGATTATCAGCGTTATCTGGATCCGGAGATTGTTACATCAACCGGATTATTAGATAATAAATATCATCAGAAAGAATTTTACCTCTCCCTTTCCAATAGCTATAAATTAACAGCCTTTTGGAATATAGCATTAGCTACAGATTATAGATACAATAAGCTTGATGCAAACTTGTATCACTTTGCCTACCCCGTTAGAAATGTGTTTTTAGCAGCATTATCTAATAATATCTACTTCCAAAGGTTTAATGGGCAGATAAGTTTATTAAGTACTACAGTAGATGAGAATGTGAAGTATTACGAATCACTAAAGAATCAGCAGAGGTATACACCCACTTTTATGTTTAGCTGGCAGCCCGTAAAACATGCAGATAGTTTTCGTTTAAGAGGATTCTATAAGTCAATATTCAGGATGCCAACCTTTAACGACCTCTATTATACTTTCGTAGGAAATACTTTCCTAAAGCCAGAATTTGCAAAACAATACGATCTGGGGATTACCTATGGCAAGTCAGATGAGCAGAGTTTCATAAATAGGATAGAACTGCAGGTAGACGCATATTACAATAAAGTTAAAGACAAAATTGTAGCGGTGCCAAGCCTAAACCTGTTTAGGTGGACCATGTTAAATCTCAACAGAGTAGATATAAGAGGAGTGGATCTAAACGTAAAACTTTCCAAAGATCTAAACACTAAATCGTATCTGGATATGGGACTGGTTTATACCTATCAGCAAGCATTAAATGTAACAAACGGAGTAAGCGATGGACAAATTCCCTATGCCCCTAAACATAGCGGTTCATTTATAGCATCTTGGATTTATGATAAGTCCTCATTAAATTATAGTTATATCTATACAGGTGAAAGATATAGTCAGACAGCTAATATCCCGGTAAACTATATCCAATCCTGGTATATCCATAATATTTCCATACAACACAAGTTCAAAATAGAGAAGCATGCAACGCTAACCATACGAGGGGAAGTAAACAATTTATTCAATCAATATTACGATGTAATCGAGAATTTTCCTATGCCGGGGCGTTCGTATCGGTTAGCCGTTTATTATAAATTATAA
- a CDS encoding YncE family protein, whose product MKKNQIILALTSLLVLGLQSCRKEKMPLKEEVEQIFKGDANASPKGMYILNEGNMNSNKASLDFVDFTTGIYKRNFYGTVNPEISLGLGDVGNDITIYGSKMYVVVNISNKVEVLDAKTGKKIKHIDLLNGRYVISHKGKVYVSAYLGKVGDPQSPKGIVAEIDTTSLSITRKVEVGRQPEEMAIIEDRLYVANSGGYSPSDYENTVSVVDLNTFAETKRIEVAINLQRLKADAYGDLYVSSRGDYYSIQAKLFVIDTRTDQIKKTFDIGVSDMVIHGDKAYVCGTEWSYIKGENIITYNTINVKDETLLNKSFITDGTDSKIIMPYGITINPQTGDIFIADAKDYLNPGKIYCFNANGQFKWSAVTGDIPRYFAFLY is encoded by the coding sequence ATGAAAAAAAATCAAATAATCTTGGCGTTGACTTCACTGTTAGTTCTGGGTTTACAATCCTGTCGAAAAGAAAAAATGCCCCTGAAAGAAGAAGTGGAACAGATCTTTAAAGGCGATGCGAATGCATCTCCTAAAGGCATGTATATTCTGAACGAAGGGAATATGAACTCTAATAAAGCCTCTTTGGACTTTGTAGATTTTACAACCGGAATTTATAAAAGAAACTTTTATGGGACGGTAAATCCGGAAATATCCTTAGGACTGGGTGATGTTGGAAATGATATTACCATATATGGTTCTAAAATGTATGTGGTTGTCAATATATCAAACAAAGTAGAAGTATTAGATGCCAAAACCGGTAAAAAGATAAAGCATATAGATCTTCTAAATGGCAGATATGTTATTTCCCACAAAGGAAAAGTTTATGTAAGCGCTTATTTGGGGAAAGTTGGAGATCCTCAGTCTCCCAAAGGTATTGTGGCCGAAATAGATACAACGTCATTGAGCATCACAAGAAAAGTAGAAGTAGGCCGGCAGCCAGAGGAAATGGCAATTATCGAAGATAGATTATATGTTGCCAACTCGGGAGGATACAGCCCTTCGGATTATGAAAATACTGTTTCTGTCGTCGATCTTAATACGTTTGCAGAAACTAAAAGAATAGAAGTTGCAATTAACCTTCAAAGGCTAAAAGCGGATGCTTACGGAGATTTATATGTCTCTTCCAGGGGGGATTATTACAGCATTCAGGCAAAGTTGTTTGTTATAGACACCAGGACAGACCAGATTAAAAAAACTTTTGATATTGGCGTAAGTGATATGGTTATCCATGGAGATAAAGCTTATGTCTGCGGAACAGAATGGAGTTATATCAAAGGTGAAAATATAATCACCTACAATACTATAAATGTAAAAGATGAAACCTTATTAAATAAATCTTTTATAACAGATGGTACAGATTCTAAGATCATAATGCCATATGGTATAACAATTAATCCGCAAACAGGAGACATTTTTATTGCCGATGCTAAAGACTATTTAAATCCGGGTAAAATTTATTGTTTTAACGCAAATGGTCAATTTAAATGGTCTGCAGTTACAGGAGATATTCCAAGATATTTTGCCTTTCTATACTAA
- a CDS encoding cell surface protein: MKIKSNSKKSSRLLVTLTLILGFLITSCSKNDDLKPSEENNWSLTLSLGDAVSLKSSVPSNISYTKGEWKINGELVSNEEIIQFREYKAGTYDIEFTAYNDKKVFSKKGTIEVEKYAVAATTANSMFATQLFEYTPAPGQFINKSPGDLASAKSVLGAKSGLVTLGAFGGGIVLGFENPVLNKAGDDIIIYSNAFVNLAEPGVVWVMEDTNGNGKPDDIWYEIKGSEFGKEGYKRNYAVTYTKPDLETAEIPWKDNLGNTGTVKTNSFHKQSYFPLWLNSNEYTVRGTLLPSSNINFGAQVMSLPFEKGYADNSSAGNDRIDIADAMDESGKTIKLNSIKFIKVQTGILADMKALGELSTEIKGVEGLNF; encoded by the coding sequence ATGAAAATCAAAAGCAATTCAAAAAAATCAAGCAGATTATTAGTAACTCTAACACTTATATTGGGGTTCTTAATAACTTCTTGTAGCAAAAATGACGATCTCAAGCCTTCAGAAGAAAATAACTGGTCGCTGACATTAAGTTTAGGCGATGCAGTATCTTTAAAATCTTCGGTACCTTCAAATATCAGCTATACAAAAGGAGAGTGGAAAATAAATGGAGAACTGGTGTCTAACGAGGAAATTATCCAATTTAGAGAATATAAAGCGGGAACTTATGATATTGAGTTTACTGCGTATAACGATAAGAAGGTTTTTAGTAAAAAAGGAACGATAGAAGTAGAAAAATATGCAGTAGCCGCAACAACTGCAAATAGCATGTTTGCCACTCAGTTATTTGAATACACACCAGCTCCCGGACAGTTTATAAATAAAAGTCCTGGCGATTTGGCCAGTGCAAAATCGGTTTTAGGTGCTAAGAGCGGATTGGTAACATTAGGTGCTTTTGGAGGCGGTATTGTCTTAGGGTTTGAAAATCCGGTACTCAATAAAGCAGGGGACGATATTATTATTTATAGTAATGCTTTTGTGAACTTAGCCGAACCCGGCGTAGTATGGGTGATGGAAGATACAAATGGAAATGGAAAACCTGATGATATCTGGTATGAAATAAAAGGTAGCGAATTTGGCAAAGAAGGGTATAAACGCAATTACGCAGTTACTTATACCAAACCAGATCTGGAAACTGCAGAAATTCCCTGGAAAGACAATTTAGGAAATACCGGAACGGTAAAAACTAACAGCTTTCATAAGCAGTCATACTTTCCGCTTTGGTTAAACTCAAATGAATACACCGTAAGAGGAACTTTGTTGCCAAGCTCAAATATAAATTTCGGAGCACAGGTGATGAGCTTGCCTTTCGAAAAAGGTTATGCAGATAATTCTTCCGCAGGAAATGATAGGATTGATATAGCTGATGCTATGGACGAAAGTGGCAAAACGATTAAATTGAATAGTATTAAATTTATTAAAGTACAAACAGGTATTCTGGCAGATATGAAAGCCCTTGGCGAGCTATCTACAGAGATAAAAGGTGTCGAGGGATTGAACTTTTAA
- a CDS encoding glucose-1-phosphate adenylyltransferase: MLPKVVSIVLGGGRGTRLYPLTDQRSKPAVPIAGKYRLVDIPISNCLNSGFNRIFVLTQFNSSSLNSHIKNTYNFSIFSKGFVDILAAEQTNEGDKWFEGTADAVRRSIKKTVSVDYEYVLVLSGDQLYQMDFAALVDFHIQNQGDLTIATIPVSAKDANGFGILKSDETNVITSFIEKPTDNLLPDWKSEVSDELKSQGREYLASMGIYVFSKGVLNKLLNEHKGMDFGKEIIPDSIDKIRVLSYQYDGYWTDIGTIASFFEANIGLTNDLPEFNLFGRNTIFTRPRMLPPSKISGTTLNNAIISDGCIISADKIDRSVIGVRSRIGVGSVIRATYMMGSDYYEDLEELQNAKTRREPTVGVGERCYIENAIIDKNSRIGDDVRIIGGNHLKSGDYNEYTVCDGIVVIKKNAVIPNGTVIGR; the protein is encoded by the coding sequence ATGCTACCTAAAGTTGTCTCTATTGTATTAGGAGGAGGAAGAGGCACACGTCTTTATCCTTTAACAGATCAGCGTTCTAAACCTGCTGTACCTATCGCCGGAAAATATCGTTTGGTCGATATTCCTATTTCGAACTGCCTGAACTCCGGCTTTAACCGAATCTTTGTCCTGACGCAATTCAACTCTTCATCGTTGAATTCGCATATCAAGAACACCTACAATTTCAGTATATTTAGTAAGGGCTTTGTAGATATTCTTGCTGCCGAGCAAACTAACGAAGGCGATAAGTGGTTTGAAGGAACTGCCGACGCCGTTAGGCGCTCGATTAAGAAAACAGTAAGCGTAGACTATGAGTATGTACTGGTTCTTTCCGGAGATCAGCTTTATCAGATGGATTTTGCAGCTTTGGTTGATTTTCATATCCAGAACCAGGGTGACCTTACTATTGCTACTATCCCAGTTTCTGCTAAAGATGCCAATGGCTTTGGTATACTAAAATCAGACGAAACCAATGTTATTACCTCTTTTATTGAAAAACCAACGGACAACTTACTGCCCGACTGGAAATCAGAAGTTAGCGATGAGCTAAAAAGCCAGGGAAGAGAATATCTGGCGTCTATGGGTATCTATGTTTTTAGTAAAGGTGTATTGAATAAGCTTTTGAATGAACATAAAGGGATGGACTTTGGTAAAGAAATCATTCCGGATTCTATAGATAAAATACGGGTACTGAGTTATCAATATGATGGTTATTGGACAGATATTGGTACAATCGCCTCTTTCTTTGAAGCTAATATCGGTTTGACTAATGATCTTCCTGAATTTAACCTGTTTGGCAGAAACACCATATTTACTCGCCCCAGAATGTTGCCACCTTCAAAAATATCGGGTACAACACTAAACAATGCTATTATTTCGGACGGTTGTATTATTTCTGCCGATAAAATAGACCGTTCGGTTATTGGTGTAAGATCACGCATTGGTGTAGGTTCGGTAATACGCGCTACTTACATGATGGGTAGTGATTATTATGAAGATCTGGAAGAATTGCAGAATGCTAAGACAAGACGGGAACCAACCGTTGGTGTGGGAGAAAGATGCTACATTGAGAACGCAATTATTGACAAAAACAGCCGCATTGGAGACGATGTACGCATTATTGGTGGCAATCATTTAAAATCAGGGGATTATAACGAATATACCGTTTGCGATGGAATTGTGGTGATTAAGAAAAATGCTGTAATTCCTAACGGAACTGTAATTGGCAGATAA
- a CDS encoding glycogen synthase — protein MTKVIHLSVECYPIAKVGGLADVVGALPKYQQKLGIDASVVMPWYDRPFLQQHQFEIAHQGSFYQGSELLDFQIYKEKENSLGFELYLIKIPGKLDRSEVYCYPDEGEQFIAFQHAFLQWLKDTDTIPDIIHCHDHHVGLIPFLVKHSKDFSFLSASKTVVTVHNGQYQGWMNWNKGILLPSFDTWKWGLLDWDGMINPLATAIKCCDAYTTVSEGYLEELYKAANGLESLFSNERQKSYGIVNGIDTEIWNPETDTSLTKNYSVKNVKTGKVANKKQLCKEYKLNPRLPLLTFIGRFATEKGADLLPEILHHIFKENEDKLSIFILGSGDQQIQSHIQKLAEPFSGELAVYFGYDENLAHRIYASADFILMPSRVEPCGLNQLYAMKYGTLPIVNNVGGLKDTVLDINDPNGYGVVFQKADVQDICYAVKRALDYFEQEDLQKKNQQRMMLLDFSWEKSAQKYLNLYSQLLK, from the coding sequence ATGACTAAAGTTATCCATTTAAGTGTAGAGTGCTACCCGATAGCAAAAGTAGGCGGCCTTGCCGACGTGGTAGGTGCGCTTCCAAAATATCAACAAAAGTTAGGTATTGATGCATCTGTTGTAATGCCCTGGTACGACAGGCCTTTTTTGCAGCAACATCAATTCGAAATTGCCCATCAGGGAAGTTTTTATCAGGGATCTGAACTTCTGGATTTTCAGATATATAAAGAAAAGGAAAATAGTCTTGGCTTTGAGTTATACCTGATTAAAATCCCAGGCAAACTAGACCGGTCGGAGGTATATTGTTATCCCGACGAAGGCGAACAGTTTATCGCTTTTCAGCATGCTTTTTTGCAATGGTTAAAAGACACCGATACGATACCTGATATTATCCATTGCCACGATCATCATGTTGGGCTGATACCTTTTCTGGTAAAACATTCCAAAGATTTCTCATTCCTTTCTGCTTCCAAAACGGTTGTTACTGTGCATAACGGGCAATATCAGGGATGGATGAACTGGAACAAAGGTATCCTTTTACCCTCTTTCGACACCTGGAAATGGGGACTTTTAGACTGGGACGGGATGATTAATCCTTTAGCCACAGCCATAAAATGTTGCGATGCTTATACTACTGTTTCTGAAGGTTATCTGGAAGAGCTTTATAAAGCTGCAAATGGACTTGAATCTCTGTTCTCAAACGAAAGGCAAAAATCTTATGGTATTGTAAACGGCATAGATACGGAAATCTGGAATCCGGAAACTGATACCTCCTTAACAAAAAACTATTCAGTTAAAAACGTTAAAACAGGCAAAGTTGCTAATAAAAAGCAATTGTGCAAGGAATATAAATTAAATCCGAGATTACCTTTATTAACTTTTATTGGGCGTTTTGCTACCGAAAAAGGAGCAGATTTACTTCCCGAAATATTGCATCATATTTTTAAAGAAAATGAAGATAAATTAAGTATATTTATTTTGGGTTCTGGAGATCAGCAAATCCAATCGCACATTCAGAAATTAGCCGAACCTTTTTCCGGAGAATTAGCGGTTTACTTTGGTTACGATGAAAATCTGGCGCATAGAATATATGCAAGTGCCGATTTTATATTGATGCCTTCGCGTGTAGAACCTTGTGGGTTAAACCAATTATACGCCATGAAATATGGGACTTTACCTATTGTAAACAATGTTGGCGGCTTAAAAGACACTGTACTGGATATCAATGATCCTAACGGTTATGGCGTTGTTTTTCAGAAAGCTGATGTACAGGATATTTGTTATGCTGTAAAAAGGGCTTTAGACTATTTTGAACAGGAGGATTTACAAAAGAAAAACCAGCAAAGAATGATGCTATTAGATTTTTCCTGGGAAAAATCGGCACAAAAGTATTTAAACTTATATAGCCAATTACTTAAATAA
- the glgB gene encoding 1,4-alpha-glucan branching protein GlgB, with amino-acid sequence MAKNVLPHSLFTDFDISLFQSGKHYKLYEKFGSHEITLDGQKGVYFSVWAPGARQVLVTGNFNYWDKFSHPLYVRWDGSGIWEGFIPHLQNGETYKYCIIAENGEVLEKGDPLAFQWEIPPQTASKVASTWYEWQDATWLEKRKTHNRLDQPWSVYEMHLGSWMRNPDEPERLLNYREIADRLVPYIKETGFTHVEFLPVMEHPYYPSWGYQITGYFAASSRYGSPQDLMYLIERLHQNDIGVILDWVPSHFPGDAHGLHKFDGSYLYEHEDPRKGFHPDWQSYIFNYGRNEVRSFLISNAFFWLDRFRVDGLRVDAVASMLYLDYSRNHDEWIPNEFGSNENLEAVHFLKELNEAVYSHFPYSQTIAEESTSWPGVSRPTFSNGLGFGMKWMMGWMHDTLNYFKEDPINRKYHHHVMTFATVYAYHENFMLPLSHDEVVHGKQSLIYKMPGDEWQKFANLRALYLYMFTFSGTKLLFMGDEFGQTSEWNVNKSLDWHLKEYPPHAGMSRFISALNAVYRSTPSLYQKAFHSNGFQWIENNDNINSVFVYWRKAFEASEDTLVVLNLTPVTRSNFRIGVPHSGEWEVLLNSDDMQFFGSGVQISDTLHTENIYWMQQNQSIAITLPPLSGLILKRKKTSARPIEIAERTPLTN; translated from the coding sequence ATGGCGAAAAACGTTCTCCCTCATAGTTTATTTACAGATTTCGACATTTCCTTGTTTCAATCCGGTAAACATTACAAACTATATGAAAAATTCGGCTCTCACGAAATCACGCTCGACGGACAAAAAGGTGTTTATTTTTCGGTGTGGGCACCGGGTGCCAGGCAGGTTTTGGTAACTGGTAATTTTAATTACTGGGACAAATTTAGCCACCCCCTTTATGTACGCTGGGATGGAAGTGGTATCTGGGAGGGCTTTATCCCCCATTTACAAAATGGAGAAACTTATAAATACTGCATTATTGCTGAAAATGGCGAGGTGTTGGAAAAAGGCGATCCATTGGCCTTTCAATGGGAGATTCCACCACAAACAGCATCAAAAGTTGCCTCTACCTGGTACGAATGGCAGGATGCTACCTGGCTGGAGAAACGCAAAACACATAACAGGCTAGATCAACCCTGGTCGGTTTACGAAATGCATTTAGGGTCGTGGATGCGTAATCCCGATGAACCCGAACGTTTATTGAACTACAGAGAAATTGCAGACCGGCTTGTTCCATACATTAAAGAAACGGGATTTACCCATGTAGAGTTTCTTCCAGTAATGGAACACCCTTATTATCCTTCCTGGGGATACCAAATTACTGGTTATTTTGCTGCAAGTTCACGTTATGGCTCTCCTCAGGATCTAATGTATCTGATAGAGCGCCTTCATCAGAATGATATTGGGGTTATTCTGGATTGGGTTCCTTCACATTTCCCGGGTGACGCACATGGCCTGCATAAATTTGATGGTTCTTATTTATATGAACACGAAGATCCAAGAAAGGGATTTCATCCGGATTGGCAGTCTTATATTTTCAATTACGGACGTAATGAGGTACGCTCTTTTCTTATCAGCAATGCTTTTTTCTGGTTAGACAGGTTCCGTGTAGATGGCCTTCGTGTAGATGCGGTTGCTTCTATGCTCTATCTGGATTATTCCAGAAACCATGATGAGTGGATCCCGAATGAATTTGGTAGTAACGAAAATCTGGAAGCTGTACATTTCTTAAAAGAACTGAACGAGGCGGTTTACAGCCATTTTCCATATTCACAAACTATTGCAGAAGAATCTACCTCGTGGCCCGGCGTTAGCCGACCGACTTTTTCAAATGGATTAGGTTTCGGGATGAAATGGATGATGGGCTGGATGCATGACACGTTGAATTATTTCAAGGAAGACCCGATAAACAGGAAATATCATCATCATGTGATGACTTTCGCTACGGTATATGCCTATCATGAAAATTTTATGCTGCCGTTATCTCATGACGAAGTGGTTCACGGCAAGCAATCTTTAATTTACAAGATGCCTGGTGATGAATGGCAGAAGTTCGCCAATTTAAGAGCACTTTATCTGTATATGTTTACTTTTTCTGGGACTAAACTCTTGTTTATGGGCGACGAATTCGGGCAAACTTCCGAATGGAATGTTAACAAATCCTTAGATTGGCACCTGAAGGAATATCCTCCGCATGCAGGAATGAGCAGGTTTATTTCTGCACTTAATGCTGTTTACCGTTCTACACCAAGTTTATATCAGAAAGCTTTTCATAGTAACGGTTTTCAATGGATAGAAAATAACGACAATATTAACTCTGTTTTCGTCTATTGGCGAAAAGCCTTTGAGGCAAGCGAAGACACACTGGTTGTCTTAAATCTTACTCCTGTTACCAGAAGTAATTTTAGAATAGGTGTCCCTCATTCGGGCGAATGGGAAGTTCTTCTTAATTCCGACGATATGCAGTTCTTTGGCAGTGGTGTGCAGATTTCCGATACATTACACACTGAAAACATTTATTGGATGCAACAAAACCAATCCATTGCAATTACATTACCTCCGCTCTCGGGATTAATTCTTAAAAGAAAGAAGACCAGTGCCAGACCAATAGAAATCGCAGAAAGAACTCCTCTTACTAATTAA